Proteins encoded in a region of the Marmota flaviventris isolate mMarFla1 chromosome 3, mMarFla1.hap1, whole genome shotgun sequence genome:
- the Ckap4 gene encoding cytoskeleton-associated protein 4, giving the protein MPSAKQRGSKGGHGAASPSEKGAHPSGGADDVAKKPPPAPQQQPPPPAPHPQQHPPQHPQNQAHGKGGHRGGGKSSAAAAAAASSSATCSRRLGRALNFLFYLALVAAAAFSGWCVHHVLEEVQQVRRSHQDFSQQREELGQSLQNVEQKVQSLQTTFGAFESILRSSQHKQDLTEKAVKQGESEISRIGEVLQKLQNEILKDLSDGIHVVKDARERDFTSLENTVEERLTELTKSINDNIAIFTEVQKRSQKEINDVKAKVASLEESEGYKQDLGALKDAVKEIQTSAESRERDIEALRSSLQTMESDVYTEVRELVSLKQEQQAFKEAADSERLALQALTKKLLQSEESTSRLPEEIRRLEEELRQLKAESHRPEEDGSSRTPDALDALQKESQGLDSRLQNLEDEVQSVQVASARQTDSLESLLTKSQEYEQRLAALQEHLKDLGSSSEADKDSLAGTVRSLGEAQLALYGDVEELKRSVGELPSTVESLQKVQEQVHALLSQDRAQAARLPPQDFLDRLSSLDNLKSSVSQVESDLKMLRTAVDSLVAYSVKIETNENNLESAKGLLDDLRNDLDRLFVKVEKIHEKI; this is encoded by the exons ATGCCCTCGGCCAAACAAAGGGGCTCCAAGGGCGGCCACGGCGCCGCGAGCCCCTCGGAGAAGGGCGCCCACCCGTCGGGCGGCGCGGATGACGTGGCGAAGAAGCCGCCGCCGGCGCCGCAGCagcagccgccgccgcccgcgccgcaCCCGCAGCAGCACCCGCCGCAGCACCCGCAGAACCAGGCGCACGGCAAGGGCGGCCACCGCGGCGGCGGCAAGTCCTcggccgccgctgccgccgctgcCTCGTCCTCGGCGACCTGCTCGCGCAGGCTCGGCCGGGCGCTCAACTTTCTCTTCTACCTCGCCCTGGTGGCGGCGGCCGCCTTCTCGGGCTGGTGTGTCCACCACGTCCTGGAGGAGGTCCAGCAGGTCCGGCGCAGCCACCAGGACTTCTCCCAGCAGCGGGAGGAGCTGGGCCAGAGCTTGCAGAACGTCGAGCAGAAG GTACAGTCTCTGCAAACCACATTTGGGGCTTTCGAGTCTATCCTGAGAAGCTCCCAACATAAGCAAGACCTCACAGAGAAAGCAGTGAAACAGGGGGAGAGTGAGATCAGCAGGATCGGTGAAGTTCTGCAAAAACTCCAGAACGAGATCCTCAAAGACCTCTCTGACGGCATTCACGTGGTGAAGGATGCGCGCGAGCGGGACTTCACGTCCCTGGAGAACACAGTGGAGGAAAGGCTGACGGAGCTCACCAAGTCCATCAATGACAACATCGCCATCTTCACTGAGGTCCAGAAGAGGAGCCAGAAGGAAATAAATGACGTGAAGGCGAAGGTCGCCTCTCTGGAAGAATCCGAGGGGTACAAGCAGGACCTGGGAGCCCTGAAGGATGCGGTGAAAGAGATACAGACCTCTGCGGAGTCCAGGGAGAGGGACATAGAGGCCCTGAGAAGCTCCCTGCAGACCATGGAGTCTGATGTCTACACCGAGGTCCGGGAGCTGGTGAGCCTCAAGCAGGAGCAGCAGGCGTTCAAGGAGGCCGCGGACTCGGAGCGCCTGGCCCTGCAGGCCCTCACCAAGAAGCTCCTGCAGTCCGAGGAGTCGACCTCCCGCCTCCCGGAGGAGATCCggaggctggaggaggagctCCGCCAGCTGAAGGCCGAGTCCCACAGGCCGGAGGAAGACGGGTCCTCCAGAACCCCCGACGCCTTAGATGCACTCCAGAAAGAGAGTCAGGGTCTGGACTCCAGGCTCCAGAACTTAGAGGATGAAGTCCAATCCGTGCAAGTGGCTTCTGCACGCCAGACCGATAGCCTGGAGTCGCTCCTGACCAAGAGCCAGGAGTACGAGCAGCGCCTGGCTGCGCTGCAGGAGCACCTGAAAGACCTGGGGTCCTCGTCCGAGGCAGACAAGGACAGCCTGGCTGGCACCGTGAGGAGCCTGGGGGAGGCCCAGCTGGCGCTCTACGGCGACGTGGAGGAGCTGAAGAGAAGCGTGGGCGAGCTCCCCAGCACCGTGGAATCGCTGCAGAAGGTGCAAGAGCAGGTGCACGCGCTGCTCAGTCAGGACCGAGCCCAGGCCGCGCGTCTGCCCCCTCAGGACTTCCTGGACAGACTCTCTTCTCTAGACAACCTGAAATCCTCAGTGAGCCAGGTGGAGTCGGACTTGAAAATGCTCAGGACTGCTGTGGACAGTTTGGTAGCCTACTCGGTCAAAATCGAAACCAACGAGAACAACTTGGAATCAGCCAAGGGTCTACTAGATGACCTGAGAAATGATCTGGATAGGTTGTTTGTGAAAGTTGAAAAGATTCACGAAAAAATCTAA